The sequence GGGCTGTGATCAGCTCCTTGGAGGAGGACAACCTCGGTGTCGGACGACTGGAGGCGATCAACCGGGGCAGCGATCCCGGCATGGAGTTGACCGATCTGGATCTGCCGCGCCTGCTGAGCGATCAGCTTCTGCTTGCGGACGATCCCGACTCAGGACTGTCTACGGAATTGCTCGCTCGTCTCACACCACTGCTGGAGCCCAGTGACGTTCAGCGCTTATCCCTAAGCAACCCTCCCCTGCAACTGCGGGGTGCCACCGCGGCGTTGGAACGCCAGCGGAGCATGAAGCGTGCCCGTCACCTCCTGGATGCCTGGAGCAGTCAGCGGTTGGAGACCTTGGAGCGCTGCATTGCCCGGTTGCTGGATGACTCCCAGGCTCCGCCCGCTGAGGCGGAGGCCGAGAGCTCCGATATGGAAACCCGCATCGAAGCGATGTTTGCCGAGCTCAACAGCGATGCCCTGCGTTTCCAGGACCTCTATTACAACGAGCGAAAACATATTGACCACCTCGATTCTCAGCGGCGGGCCAGTTTTGAAGACGTCGTTGCCGAGTCCCAGGACGCTCAGCCGGCTTAGGGCGGAATGTCCTTTCCCTACAGCTCTGTTCTTTCCTGCCCACCGTCGCTATCACAAGGTTGAAGCTCTCCGGTCTCTCCCCTGACTGACGTCCGTTCACTCGCGACTCGCGCCGCCGGTGTGGCTGTTCTTAGCGGCAGCAGCCTGTTTGTTGCCGTGCCGGTCTCGGCGCAGAACATGGTCGTTCAGATCATTCAGAACCAGTGCTCCAGGGCGATGAATGCGGACTTCAAGGCCGCGGGTAAAACTCCGCCGCCTGGCATGGTTCAAGACACCTGCAACTGCGTTGCCGAGCGCATCGAGAAGCTCGACTCCATCGAGGAGGCAAAAACCTTCTGCGTGAAACAGAGCACCGCGAAATACGGCGCTGTTAAGTCTCCTTAGCGCGCCCAGACTGTGGGGAGGTCGCTGAGTCGGGTGGTGGCGGCCCGGGAGAGTTGCTCCCGTCGCATTAACCAAGCGGGCTGTAGGCCGCAGGCGGCCCACTGCACTGTTCCACGGCCATGGCGGCGGTTCAGATCGTCAATGCTGGCCATCAGGGCCTCCCGCCGCTGCTGCTCGGTGCCACTGAGCGGTTGCAGCAGGTGGTGTTGCAACTGACTTTCGGGTTGCAGCTCCTGCAGCAGGATTCCGGCCTTCGCAAAGCGTTTGTAGGGCCGATAAAGACTGGGGACCATCTGGCAGGCTGCCTGCAGCAGGACGCCGGTGTCGTTGCTGGCGAGGGGCAGGCTGACGCTGGCGGCCTGGCTGTAGAAGCCAGAGGCAAAGGGACTGGTGCGGGCAAAGACCGTGAGCCGTCCGGCCCGTTGCCGTTGCCGCCTCAACTTCTCCGCTCCGCGGCTGACGTAGTTGGCGATGGCTTGGCGCAGTTCCTCTTCGGTTGTGACGGGCCGGCTGAAGCTGCGGCTGACGCAGGTTTCCTGCTTGTCCCCGGCTTGCTGCTCCAGCGGTAGGCAGCTGATGCCCTGCAGTTCCAGTTGCAGGCGCAGACCCACCACCCCGGCTTTGGCCCGCAGTTCTCCGCTGGGCATGTCCCGTAGTTGTTGCGCCGTGCTGACACCCCGCAGCCGGCACCAGCGACTCAAGCGCCGGCCGACACCCCAGATCTCCTCCACCGGTGTTTGTTTCAGCCAGGTTGTGGTCTCTTCGGGTGGGCTGAGATCAAAAACCCCCGCGTGTTGCCGATCCCCCTTGGCGATGTGGTTCGCCACTTTGGCCAGCACCTTGCTGGTGGAGAGACCGATGGCAATGGGCAACCCCAGGTTGTGGCGAATCCGGCTACGCAGGGCACTGGCCCAGGGAATCAGGTCACCGTTTTGGGGCCTCGGCAGACGAATGAAGGCTTCGTCGATCGAATAGACCTCCAGGTCGGCGACGAAGGGCTCCAGGCTGCTCATCAGCCGTTGGCTCATGTCGCCGTAGAGGGCGTAGTTGGAACTGCGCACGATCACACCGTGCTGCTGGAGCTGTTCGGCGATCTGGAAGTAGGGCTTGCCCATGCCAATGCCGAGTTGCCGGGCCTCACTGCTGCGGGAGACCACACAGCCATCGTTGTTGGAGAGCACCACGACGGGACGGCCCAGGAGCGCTGGATCGAAGGCCTGCTCACAGCTGGCGTAGAAGTTGTTGGCATCGATCAGCCCGAGGGCATCAGCCATGGGTGGAGAGGCTGTGAATGGCGTGGATCGCCACGCCCCAGATCTGCACGTCGCCGCAGTGGTGCAGTTCCAAGGGGGGATAGGCGCTGTTGGCTGCCTCGAGCCGCAGCCGGCCTTGGTGGCGGACCAGACGCTTCAAGGTGAAGGCGCCATCGAGCACGGCCACGACGATGTGGCCCGGCCTGGCCTCGAGGCTGCGGTCCACCACCAAGAGATCACCGTGCTGGATTCCGGCATCGACCATTGAATCGCCGCTCACCCGCAGAAAGAAGGTGCTGCTGGGGTGCCGGATCAGGGTTTCATTCAGGTCGATGCCGACATCGATGTAGTCATCGGCCGGGCTGGGGAAGCCAGCGGCCACGGTGCTGGCGGCGAGGGGCAGCCTTAGCCCCAGGGGCTCATCCCGCAGTGGGCCCAACAGCTGCAGCGGGCCGTCGGATGACAGGGAAGCTGGCAAGGCCACGGGCGCCGCAGGAACCCCTGCAGGATAGTT is a genomic window of Synechococcus sp. A10-1-5-1 containing:
- a CDS encoding Y-family DNA polymerase, producing MADALGLIDANNFYASCEQAFDPALLGRPVVVLSNNDGCVVSRSSEARQLGIGMGKPYFQIAEQLQQHGVIVRSSNYALYGDMSQRLMSSLEPFVADLEVYSIDEAFIRLPRPQNGDLIPWASALRSRIRHNLGLPIAIGLSTSKVLAKVANHIAKGDRQHAGVFDLSPPEETTTWLKQTPVEEIWGVGRRLSRWCRLRGVSTAQQLRDMPSGELRAKAGVVGLRLQLELQGISCLPLEQQAGDKQETCVSRSFSRPVTTEEELRQAIANYVSRGAEKLRRQRQRAGRLTVFARTSPFASGFYSQAASVSLPLASNDTGVLLQAACQMVPSLYRPYKRFAKAGILLQELQPESQLQHHLLQPLSGTEQQRREALMASIDDLNRRHGRGTVQWAACGLQPAWLMRREQLSRAATTRLSDLPTVWAR
- a CDS encoding LexA family protein, with product MSSDGPLQLLGPLRDEPLGLRLPLAASTVAAGFPSPADDYIDVGIDLNETLIRHPSSTFFLRVSGDSMVDAGIQHGDLLVVDRSLEARPGHIVVAVLDGAFTLKRLVRHQGRLRLEAANSAYPPLELHHCGDVQIWGVAIHAIHSLSTHG